A single genomic interval of Mycobacterium sp. DL592 harbors:
- the nadA gene encoding quinolinate synthase NadA, which yields MTVLDRADTAPGGLAAHITNGPGGYAGVIGDEEWAAEVRRLATLRGATILAHNYQMPAIQDVADHVGDSLALSRIAAAAPEDTIVFCGVHFMAETAKILSPDKTVLIPDQRAGCSLADSITADDLRAWKDEYPDAVVVSYVNTTAAVKALTDICCTSSNAVEVVNSIPADREVLFCPDQFLGAHVRRMTGRENLHIWAGECHVHAGINGDELAAQARSHPDAELYVHPECGCATSALYLAGEGAFPADRVKILSTGGMLDAAKASDAKQVLVATEVGMLHQLRRAAPGIDFQAVNDRASCKYMKMITPAAVLRSLVEGADEVDVDPETARLARASVQRMIEIGQPGGGE from the coding sequence ATGACCGTCCTGGATCGTGCGGATACGGCCCCCGGTGGACTGGCCGCACACATCACCAACGGACCCGGCGGATACGCCGGTGTGATCGGTGACGAGGAATGGGCGGCCGAGGTGCGCCGCTTGGCCACCCTGCGCGGCGCGACTATTTTGGCGCACAACTACCAGATGCCGGCCATTCAGGACGTCGCCGACCACGTCGGTGACTCGTTGGCGCTGTCCCGCATCGCGGCCGCGGCACCCGAGGACACCATTGTGTTCTGCGGTGTGCATTTCATGGCCGAGACGGCGAAGATCCTCAGCCCGGACAAGACGGTGCTGATCCCCGATCAGCGGGCAGGCTGCTCGTTGGCCGACTCGATCACCGCCGACGACCTGCGGGCGTGGAAAGACGAATACCCCGACGCCGTGGTGGTGTCATACGTCAACACCACCGCAGCGGTGAAGGCCCTGACCGACATCTGCTGCACCTCGTCCAATGCCGTCGAGGTGGTCAACTCCATCCCGGCCGACCGTGAGGTGTTGTTCTGCCCGGATCAGTTTCTCGGCGCGCACGTCCGGCGGATGACCGGCCGGGAAAACCTGCACATCTGGGCCGGCGAATGCCACGTCCACGCCGGCATCAACGGTGACGAACTGGCCGCGCAGGCCCGCAGCCATCCCGACGCCGAGCTCTACGTACATCCCGAGTGCGGCTGCGCCACCTCGGCGCTGTACCTCGCCGGCGAGGGCGCCTTCCCTGCCGACCGGGTAAAGATCTTGTCCACCGGAGGCATGCTCGACGCCGCGAAGGCCTCGGACGCCAAACAGGTTCTGGTCGCCACCGAGGTCGGCATGCTGCACCAGTTGCGCCGTGCCGCACCGGGGATCGACTTCCAGGCGGTCAACGACCGGGCGTCCTGCAAGTACATGAAGATGATCACCCCCGCCGCCGTGTTGCGCTCCCTGGTCGAAGGCGCCGATGAGGTCGACGTCGATCCCGAAACCGCCCGACTGGCTCGCGCCAGCGTGCAGCGGATGATCGAGATCGGCCAGCCCGGCGGCGGAGAATGA